Proteins encoded by one window of Chondromyces crocatus:
- a CDS encoding chemotaxis protein CheB produces the protein MLGETPPAEPLRVLIVNDSATQRAALRFALAEEPGVEVVGEVPDGYAATATVIRLRPSVVLLDVIMPGMDGFATAREIMARTPTPIVMITAAADAKSSELILEAMRARALAVTQGLPPPTAPGYVQRRRALAQLLRSMAMVRVGQAPASAASPPTSTTSVPSTSESAAGRAGSTSGRRPFPSSAETAPPSKSPIDAIGIVASAGGPNAIADILADLPRRIVPPILIVQHIAPGFAPGFASWLAQRTGYPTSLAQQGEALRPGRAYVAPEDRHLGIDALGRTLLSDAPPVGYFRPSGTWLLRSLANTLGTRALGVILSGMGDDGADGTVALRRAGGRVVAQDQQTSVVFGMPKEAIARDGADDVLPLPAIPGWILRWIRSIG, from the coding sequence ATGCTCGGTGAGACGCCGCCCGCCGAACCGCTGCGGGTGCTCATCGTGAACGACTCCGCGACCCAGCGCGCCGCGCTGCGGTTCGCGCTCGCCGAGGAGCCAGGCGTCGAGGTCGTGGGCGAGGTCCCCGACGGCTATGCCGCCACGGCGACGGTGATCCGGCTGCGACCCTCCGTGGTCCTGCTGGACGTGATCATGCCGGGGATGGATGGGTTCGCGACGGCGCGCGAGATCATGGCGCGTACACCGACCCCCATCGTGATGATCACGGCGGCCGCGGACGCGAAAAGCAGCGAGCTCATCCTGGAGGCCATGCGCGCGCGGGCGCTCGCGGTCACCCAGGGGCTCCCTCCCCCCACGGCGCCAGGCTACGTCCAGCGACGTCGCGCGCTCGCGCAGCTGCTCCGGTCGATGGCGATGGTGCGGGTCGGTCAGGCGCCAGCGAGCGCCGCAAGCCCGCCGACGTCGACCACGAGCGTCCCGTCGACGTCCGAGAGCGCGGCTGGACGCGCCGGCTCCACCTCGGGCCGCCGGCCCTTCCCCTCCTCCGCGGAGACGGCGCCGCCGAGCAAGAGCCCCATCGACGCCATCGGCATCGTCGCCTCGGCGGGTGGGCCCAACGCGATCGCGGACATCCTCGCCGACCTGCCCCGACGCATCGTCCCACCCATCCTGATCGTGCAGCACATCGCGCCTGGATTTGCGCCCGGCTTCGCATCGTGGCTCGCCCAGAGGACGGGCTATCCCACCTCGCTGGCCCAGCAAGGCGAGGCGCTCCGACCAGGGCGTGCCTACGTCGCCCCCGAGGACAGACACCTGGGGATCGATGCCCTGGGGCGTACATTGCTCAGTGATGCGCCGCCCGTGGGGTATTTCCGCCCCTCTGGCACGTGGCTGCTCCGATCTTTGGCGAATACCCTGGGCACACGGGCGCTAGGCGTCATCCTGAGTGGCATGGGAGATGACGGCGCAGATGGGACCGTCGCGCTTCGCCGCGCCGGCGGCCGGGTCGTCGCTCAAGACCAGCAAACCTCGGTCGTCTTCGGGATGCCGAAGGAGGCGATCGCGCGGGATGGAGCCGACGACGTACTGCCGTTGCCGGCAATTCCTGGCTGGATTCTACGCTGGATACGCAGCATAGGGTGA